A single window of Rubripirellula lacrimiformis DNA harbors:
- a CDS encoding PTS sugar transporter subunit IIA, translated as MEDLDVAQLAAYLHLLPDQVSKMAMRGRLPGRKVGGEWRFSEAEIHHWLEEQIGVSDREELEKVQDVLDRADPQAVDRPIHEMCSIDSIEIPLNARTRGSVIRSMCNLAGQTGLMWDAPAMAEAVAAREQMHPTALDCGVALLHPRRPQTSILADSVIALAVCPSSIPFSDQGQMTDIFFLICSYDDTVHLRILAKLSRMISTDGMLDRIRAAGSPTEAWHVLKEVEEAIDEAE; from the coding sequence ATGGAAGATCTAGACGTTGCCCAACTTGCCGCCTATCTGCACCTGCTGCCCGATCAGGTCAGCAAGATGGCCATGCGCGGTCGACTACCGGGCCGAAAAGTGGGCGGGGAATGGAGATTCAGCGAAGCCGAGATCCACCACTGGCTCGAAGAACAGATCGGCGTCAGCGACCGAGAGGAGCTGGAAAAGGTCCAGGACGTGTTGGACCGCGCCGATCCGCAAGCCGTCGACCGACCGATCCACGAAATGTGCAGCATCGATTCGATCGAAATCCCGTTGAATGCACGAACCCGCGGATCGGTGATTCGTTCGATGTGCAATCTAGCGGGGCAAACGGGGTTGATGTGGGACGCGCCGGCGATGGCCGAAGCGGTTGCGGCGCGCGAGCAAATGCACCCAACGGCACTGGACTGCGGCGTGGCCCTGCTGCACCCCCGGCGTCCCCAAACTTCGATCTTGGCCGATTCGGTGATCGCATTGGCAGTCTGTCCGTCGTCGATTCCATTTTCGGACCAGGGGCAGATGACCGACATCTTCTTCCTGATCTGCTCTTACGACGACACGGTCCACCTTCGTATCCTGGCAAAGTTGAGTCGAATGATTTCGACCGACGGCATGCTGGATCGGATCCGCGCCGCCGGATCACCCACCGAAGCGTGGCACGTGCTGAAGGAAGTCGAAGAAGCGATCGACGAAGCGGAGTAA